The Nothobranchius furzeri strain GRZ-AD chromosome 8, NfurGRZ-RIMD1, whole genome shotgun sequence genome includes a region encoding these proteins:
- the rgl1 gene encoding ral guanine nucleotide dissociation stimulator-like 1 isoform X2, with translation MKETLTMKFAWKTKMSSVQDWGEEVEEGAIYNVTLKRVQIQQAANKGARWLGAEGDRLPPGHTVSQLETCKIRSIRAGTLERLVETLLTAFGDNDLTYTSIFLSTYRAFASTQTVLQLLLDSCGSVEENGHDGSESSEAIRNALASILCAWLDQCPEDFQEPPDYPSLHRLMDYLRKALPGSEALRRAESLLEQLQGQASMDESDAGFHGNGSFCLGEEEEVEIEVQDDFLSFEADLVAEQLTYMDALLFKKVVPHHCLGSIWSQRDKKDNKHTAPTIRATITQFNAVAACVVSTVLKHRQLRPHVRARVIQRWIDIAQECRIRKNFSSLRAIVSALQSNPLYRLKRVWACVHKDSMQTFEELSDIFSDHNNYLTSRELLMREGTSKFASLESCAKEHQKRTHKRLQLQKEMGAMQGTIPYLGTFLTDLTMMDTALPDLVEGGLINFEKRRREFEVIAQIKLLQSACNSYCLTPDTAFLRWFKSQLQLSEEESYAMSCEIEGLGDSSPTLLKTRKSMVKRLSLLFLGTDSNTASSPVRETPRSPPTGSSGESMDSVSVSSSDSSSPSDSEGHTTPTHTSDSQLSHQNKLYESSSCTSLHSMDTNSSTTSVSMTPASPCLPLHPCTHRRCISLTPISPSSQSQSPAYNTQAQDACIIRVSLEHGNGNLYKSILLTSQDKTPAVISRAMAKHNLEAEPEEGYELVQVISEEKELVIPDNANVFYAMNTSANFDFLLRARGSAGRPVQLRSRCSTTLPRTQYRSSLSLRLSKVTL, from the exons AGCTCGGTGCAGGACTGGGGGGAGGAAGTTGAGGAAGGAGCCATCTATAACGTGACACTGAAGAGGGTTCAGATCCAGCAGGCGGCCAACAAGGGAGCGAGATGGCTGGGG gcagAGGGCGATCGACTGCCTCCTGGCCACACTGTGAGCCAGCTGGAAACGTGCAAAATCCGAAGCATTCGTGCTGGAACTCTGGAGCGCCTGGTGGAGACGTTATTGACGGCGTTCGGAGACAACGACCTCACCTACACCTCCATCTTTCTCTCCACCTACAGAGCTTTCGCCAGTACGCAGACTGTTCTGCAGCTGCTGCTAGACAG TTGTGGGAGTGTGGAGGAAAATGGGCACGATGGCTCTGAAAGCAGCGAAGCCATCAGAAA TGCCTTGGCTTCTATTCTGTGTGCCTGGTTGGATCAATGTCCTGAAGACTTCCAGGAGCCTCCAGACTACCCCAGCCTCCACAGGCTGATGGACTACCTACGCAAAGCTCTTCCTGGTTCAGAGGCTCTCAGACGGGCAGAGAGTCTGCTGGAGCAGCTGCAGGGTCAGGCCAGCATGGACGAGAGCGATG CTGGTTTCCACGGCAACGGCTCTTTCTGCCTTGGGGAAGAAGAAGAGGTAGAGATCGAGGTCCAGGATGACTTCCTGTCATTTGAGGCCGACCTGGTGGCCGAGCAGCTGACCTACATGGATGCG ctgCTGTTTAAAAAGGTTGTACCTCACCACTGCCTGGGCTCCATCTGGTCTCAGAGGGACAAGAAAGACAACAAGCACACCGCTCCCACCATCCGGGCCACCATCACTCAGTTCAACGCCGTGGCGGCCTGCGTGGTCAGCACGGTGCTGAAGCACAGGCAGCTCAGACCGCATGTCAGGGCACGGGTCATCCAGCGCTGGATCGACATCGCTCAG GAGTGTCGAATACGCAAAAACTTCTCATCTCTGCGAGCCATCGTGTCAGCGCTGCAGTCCAATCCTCTCTACAGGCTGAAGAGAGTGTGGGCATGCGTGCACAA AGACAGCATGCAGACGTTCGAGGAGCTCTCAGACATTTTCTCTGACCACAACAACTACCTtaccagcagagagctgctcatgaGG GAAGGTACTTCAAAGTTTGCCAGCCTGGAGAGCTGTGCCAAGGAGCACCAGAAACGCACCCACAAGAGACTCCAGCTGCAGAAGGAAATG GGAGCGATGCAGGGAACAATACCATACTTGGGGACTTTTCTAACCGATCTGACCATGATGGACACAGCCCTGCCAGACCTAGTGGAG GGTGGCCTGATCAACTTTGAGAAGAGACGCAGG GAGTTTGAGGTCATAGCTCAGATTAAGCTGCTCCAGTCAGCCTGTAACAGCTACTGCCTGACTCCAGACACGGCTTTCCTCCGCTGGTTTAAGAGCCAGCTTCAACTCAGCGAGGAGGAGAG CTATGCCATGTCTTGTGAGATTGAAGGCCTCGGCGACAGCAGCCCGACTTTACTCAAAACTCGTAAGAGCATGGTGAAGAGACTCAGCCT GCTGTTTCTTGGAACAGACAGTAACACAGCCAGCTCCCCAGTCAGAGAGACGCCTCGCTCGCCCCCTACTGGCAGCTCCGGGGAGAGCATGGACTCTGTCAGCGTGTCCTCCAGTGACTCCAGCAGCCCGTCGGACAGCGAGGGACACacaacaccaacacacacatctGACTCACAACTCTCCCATCAAAACAAG TTATATGAGTCATCATCCTGCACCTCGCTCCACTCCATGGACACCAACTCCTCGACCACCAGCGTCTCCATGACTCCTGCCTCCCCCTGTCTCCCTTTGCACCCTTGCACCCACAGACGCTGCATCTCCCTCACACCCATCTCCCCCAGCTCACAGAGTCAAAGCCCGGCTTACAACACCCAAGCTCAGGATGCATGCATCATAAGAGTCAGCCTCGAGCATGGAAATGGCAACCTCTACAAGAGCATACTG CTGACCAGTCAAGACAAGACCCCAGCCGTCATATCTAGAGCCATGGCCAAGCACAACCTGGAGGCGGAGCCAGAGGAAGGGTATGAGCTGGTACAAGTCATCTCGGAGGAGAAAG AGCTGGTGATTCCCGACAACGCCAACGTCTTTTACGCCATGAACACCTCGGCCAACTTTGACTTCCTGCTGCGTGCGCGGGGCTCGGCGGGTCGGCCGGTACAGCTGCGCAGCCGATGCAGCACCACTCTCCCTCGGACTCAGTACCGCTCCAGCCTCTCGCTCAGACTCAGCAAAGTCACGCTGTGA
- the rgl1 gene encoding ral guanine nucleotide dissociation stimulator-like 1 isoform X1, with protein MLAITMISQYPLATFLYSPAQHHHCFNLEFTLLLEGEGGVTLQRYQPRSPESSTHHWSSVQDWGEEVEEGAIYNVTLKRVQIQQAANKGARWLGAEGDRLPPGHTVSQLETCKIRSIRAGTLERLVETLLTAFGDNDLTYTSIFLSTYRAFASTQTVLQLLLDSCGSVEENGHDGSESSEAIRNALASILCAWLDQCPEDFQEPPDYPSLHRLMDYLRKALPGSEALRRAESLLEQLQGQASMDESDAGFHGNGSFCLGEEEEVEIEVQDDFLSFEADLVAEQLTYMDALLFKKVVPHHCLGSIWSQRDKKDNKHTAPTIRATITQFNAVAACVVSTVLKHRQLRPHVRARVIQRWIDIAQECRIRKNFSSLRAIVSALQSNPLYRLKRVWACVHKDSMQTFEELSDIFSDHNNYLTSRELLMREGTSKFASLESCAKEHQKRTHKRLQLQKEMGAMQGTIPYLGTFLTDLTMMDTALPDLVEGGLINFEKRRREFEVIAQIKLLQSACNSYCLTPDTAFLRWFKSQLQLSEEESYAMSCEIEGLGDSSPTLLKTRKSMVKRLSLLFLGTDSNTASSPVRETPRSPPTGSSGESMDSVSVSSSDSSSPSDSEGHTTPTHTSDSQLSHQNKLYESSSCTSLHSMDTNSSTTSVSMTPASPCLPLHPCTHRRCISLTPISPSSQSQSPAYNTQAQDACIIRVSLEHGNGNLYKSILLTSQDKTPAVISRAMAKHNLEAEPEEGYELVQVISEEKELVIPDNANVFYAMNTSANFDFLLRARGSAGRPVQLRSRCSTTLPRTQYRSSLSLRLSKVTL; from the exons AGCTCGGTGCAGGACTGGGGGGAGGAAGTTGAGGAAGGAGCCATCTATAACGTGACACTGAAGAGGGTTCAGATCCAGCAGGCGGCCAACAAGGGAGCGAGATGGCTGGGG gcagAGGGCGATCGACTGCCTCCTGGCCACACTGTGAGCCAGCTGGAAACGTGCAAAATCCGAAGCATTCGTGCTGGAACTCTGGAGCGCCTGGTGGAGACGTTATTGACGGCGTTCGGAGACAACGACCTCACCTACACCTCCATCTTTCTCTCCACCTACAGAGCTTTCGCCAGTACGCAGACTGTTCTGCAGCTGCTGCTAGACAG TTGTGGGAGTGTGGAGGAAAATGGGCACGATGGCTCTGAAAGCAGCGAAGCCATCAGAAA TGCCTTGGCTTCTATTCTGTGTGCCTGGTTGGATCAATGTCCTGAAGACTTCCAGGAGCCTCCAGACTACCCCAGCCTCCACAGGCTGATGGACTACCTACGCAAAGCTCTTCCTGGTTCAGAGGCTCTCAGACGGGCAGAGAGTCTGCTGGAGCAGCTGCAGGGTCAGGCCAGCATGGACGAGAGCGATG CTGGTTTCCACGGCAACGGCTCTTTCTGCCTTGGGGAAGAAGAAGAGGTAGAGATCGAGGTCCAGGATGACTTCCTGTCATTTGAGGCCGACCTGGTGGCCGAGCAGCTGACCTACATGGATGCG ctgCTGTTTAAAAAGGTTGTACCTCACCACTGCCTGGGCTCCATCTGGTCTCAGAGGGACAAGAAAGACAACAAGCACACCGCTCCCACCATCCGGGCCACCATCACTCAGTTCAACGCCGTGGCGGCCTGCGTGGTCAGCACGGTGCTGAAGCACAGGCAGCTCAGACCGCATGTCAGGGCACGGGTCATCCAGCGCTGGATCGACATCGCTCAG GAGTGTCGAATACGCAAAAACTTCTCATCTCTGCGAGCCATCGTGTCAGCGCTGCAGTCCAATCCTCTCTACAGGCTGAAGAGAGTGTGGGCATGCGTGCACAA AGACAGCATGCAGACGTTCGAGGAGCTCTCAGACATTTTCTCTGACCACAACAACTACCTtaccagcagagagctgctcatgaGG GAAGGTACTTCAAAGTTTGCCAGCCTGGAGAGCTGTGCCAAGGAGCACCAGAAACGCACCCACAAGAGACTCCAGCTGCAGAAGGAAATG GGAGCGATGCAGGGAACAATACCATACTTGGGGACTTTTCTAACCGATCTGACCATGATGGACACAGCCCTGCCAGACCTAGTGGAG GGTGGCCTGATCAACTTTGAGAAGAGACGCAGG GAGTTTGAGGTCATAGCTCAGATTAAGCTGCTCCAGTCAGCCTGTAACAGCTACTGCCTGACTCCAGACACGGCTTTCCTCCGCTGGTTTAAGAGCCAGCTTCAACTCAGCGAGGAGGAGAG CTATGCCATGTCTTGTGAGATTGAAGGCCTCGGCGACAGCAGCCCGACTTTACTCAAAACTCGTAAGAGCATGGTGAAGAGACTCAGCCT GCTGTTTCTTGGAACAGACAGTAACACAGCCAGCTCCCCAGTCAGAGAGACGCCTCGCTCGCCCCCTACTGGCAGCTCCGGGGAGAGCATGGACTCTGTCAGCGTGTCCTCCAGTGACTCCAGCAGCCCGTCGGACAGCGAGGGACACacaacaccaacacacacatctGACTCACAACTCTCCCATCAAAACAAG TTATATGAGTCATCATCCTGCACCTCGCTCCACTCCATGGACACCAACTCCTCGACCACCAGCGTCTCCATGACTCCTGCCTCCCCCTGTCTCCCTTTGCACCCTTGCACCCACAGACGCTGCATCTCCCTCACACCCATCTCCCCCAGCTCACAGAGTCAAAGCCCGGCTTACAACACCCAAGCTCAGGATGCATGCATCATAAGAGTCAGCCTCGAGCATGGAAATGGCAACCTCTACAAGAGCATACTG CTGACCAGTCAAGACAAGACCCCAGCCGTCATATCTAGAGCCATGGCCAAGCACAACCTGGAGGCGGAGCCAGAGGAAGGGTATGAGCTGGTACAAGTCATCTCGGAGGAGAAAG AGCTGGTGATTCCCGACAACGCCAACGTCTTTTACGCCATGAACACCTCGGCCAACTTTGACTTCCTGCTGCGTGCGCGGGGCTCGGCGGGTCGGCCGGTACAGCTGCGCAGCCGATGCAGCACCACTCTCCCTCGGACTCAGTACCGCTCCAGCCTCTCGCTCAGACTCAGCAAAGTCACGCTGTGA
- the zgc:77486 gene encoding AN1-type zinc finger protein 5, whose amino-acid sequence MAQETNQTQVPMLCTMGCGFYGNPRTNGMCSVCYKEHLQRQQGGGRSSPPGEKAATSPSGSPTLASLTVDTTTSELSTEVAGTPPEEQTPSPSSPSPVTEQMTAMSISQDSGTVDSDRAENKEGEEEGTSSSADPVGEGAQASDGEQTPDKNKKANRCFSCRKKVGLTGFDCRCGNVFCAIHRYSDKHDCPYDYRSAAAARIRKENPIVVAEKIQKL is encoded by the exons ATGGCTCAGGAGACCAATCAGACGCAAGTGCCAATGCTTTGCACTATGGGGTGTGGTTTCTATGGAAACCCCCGCACCAACGGCATGTGCTCTGTCTGCTACAAGGAACACCTGCAGAGACAACAGGGAGGTGGCCGATCCAGCCCTCCAGGAGAAAAGG CTGCTACATCACCATCAGGATCACCGACATTAGCTAGTTTGACTGTGGACACCACAACCTCAGAGCTCAGTACAGAAGTAGCAGGAACCCCACCAGAGGAACAAACGCCTAG TCCTAGCTCCCCAAGTCCAGTTACTGAACAGATGACGGCAATGAGCATCTCCCAAGATTCAGGAACTGTGGATTCAGATCGAGCAGAAAATAAGGAAGGAGAAGAGGAGGGTACGTCCAGCAGCGCCG ATCCTGTGGGTGAAGGAGCACAAGCCTCTGACGGTGAACAAACTCCTGATAAAAACAAGAAAGCAAACCGATGCTTTTCTTGCCGAAAGAAAGTGGGCCTTACTG GTTTTGACTGTCGCTGTGGTAACGTTTTCTGTGCCATTCACCGTTACTCTGACAAACACGACTGTCCCTACGATTACCGGAGTGCAGCGGCTGCACGCATACGCAAGGAGAATCCCATCGTGGTGGCTGAgaaaattcagaagttatga
- the abhd17ab gene encoding alpha/beta hydrolase domain-containing protein 17A — protein MNGLSISELCCLFCCPPCPSRIAAKLAFLPPEPTYTFLPDPEAGSAAPGSTGTLSLRSRSGAAVAGSGASGAVEGRWKLHLTERAEFQYSQRELDMMEVFFTRSSRGNKVGCMYIRCAPSARFTLLFSHGNAIDLGQMSSFYIGLGTRINCNIFSYDYSGYGVSAGKPTEKNLYADIDAAWHALRARYCITPENIILYGQSIGTVPTVDLASRYECAAVVLHSPLTSGMRVAFPETKKTYCFDAFPNIEKVSKITSPVLIIHGTEDEVIDFSHGLALFERCPKAVEPLWVEGAGHNDIELYSQYLDRLRRFIGQELAMLHA, from the exons ATGAATGGCCTCTCTATCAGTGAGCTCTGCTGCCTCTTCTGCTGCCCACCTTGCCCAAGCCGCATCGCGGCCAAGCTCGCCTTCCTGCCACCAGAACCCACGTACACCTTCCTGCCAGACCCTGAGGCGGGCTCTGCCGCGCCGGGCTCAACCGGGACATTGAGCCTGCGGTCCAGGAGTGGAGCTGCTGTCGCAGGAAGTGGAGCGTCAGGAGCTGTGGAGGGGAGATGGAAGCTTCACCTGACGGAGCGAGCCGAGTTTCAGTACTCTCAGAGAGAGCTGGACATGATGGAAGTGTTCTTCACCCGCTCCAGCCGAGGGAACAAGGTTGGCTGCATGTACATCCGCTGTGCACCAAGCGCCAG GTTTACTTTGCTTTTCTCTCATGGAAACGCCATCGACCTGGGCCAGATGAGCAGTTTCTACATTGGCCTCGGCACTCGCATCAACTGTAACATCTTTTCCTACGACTACTCGGGCTATGGCGTCAGCGCCGGGAAGCCCACAGAGAAGAACCTCTATGCTGACATAGATGCTGCGTGGCACGCCCTCCGTGCGCG GTATTGCATCACCCCAGAGAACATTATCCTGTATGGCCAGAGTATTGGCACGGTCCCCACCGTGGACCTGGCGTCCCGGTATGAGTGTGCCGCTGTGGTTCTTCACTCACCTTTGACCTCTGGTATGAGAGTGGCCTTTCCTGAAACTAAGAAAACTTACTGCTTTGATGCTTTCCCCAA CATCGAGAAAGTGTCAAAAATCACGTCTCCGGTGCTCATCATCCATGGGACGGAAGATGAGGTGATTGACTTTTCACACGGCCTGGCCCTGTTTGAGCGCTGCCCTAAAGCCGTCGAGCCTCTCTGGGTGGAGGGAGCGGGACACAACGACATCGAGCTGTACAGCCAGTATCTGGACCGTCTGCGCCGTTTCATAGGGCAGGAGCTGGCCATGCTACACGCCTGA